Proteins encoded within one genomic window of Bos indicus x Bos taurus breed Angus x Brahman F1 hybrid chromosome 18, Bos_hybrid_MaternalHap_v2.0, whole genome shotgun sequence:
- the LOC113876428 gene encoding carcinoembryonic antigen-related cell adhesion molecule 6-like isoform X2: MEPPSGPASRRHVPWNRLLLAVSLLTFWTPPTTAQLTTETVPPLAAEGSDVLLLAHNVANNPLGYAWYRGERVDNSQLIVSCRVATNLTIKGPAHSGREALYPNGTLLIQNVTQKDTGSYMLLVTKDDLQTERQTGQIHVHPVLPTPVITSNNSKPWEHKDTVVLTCGPETQNTSYMWWISNQSLPKSTRLKLSEDKRTLTVFSVTRKEKGPYVCETRNLVSISRSDPFTLDVLYPVARPSLQVSNTTVPEHEGPVVLTCLTDETGVSIRWLFKGQSLLLADRMTLSSDNSTLTIDPVSREDAGDYQCEVSNRGNSSRSGPLRLRVTWRENAQALSVGAITGIVIGVLLVLTLLAVLGCFIFLHSLDLRLHSSQICLFFFPNPGCLHNRGNWPPASTSGRGPSGSSVSQASLPDARPPAPIYQELLHPDTVVYCNISHKADAGP, from the exons ATGGAGCCCCCGTCAGGCCCTGCAAGCAGGAGGCATGTCCCCTGGAACAGGCTCCTCCTGGCAG TCTCCCTCTTAACTTTCTGGACCCCGCCCACCACTGCCCAGCTCACTACTGAAACGGTGCCCCCCCTTGCTGCAGAAGGGTCGGATGTTCTTCTACTTGCCCACAACGTGGCAAACAATCCTCTAGGCTATGCCTGGTACAGAGGAGAAAGGGTAGACAACAGCCAGCTAATTGTATCATGTAGAGTAGCCACTAATTTAACTATCAAAGGGCCTGCACACAGCGGACGGGAGGCACTTTACCCCAACGGAACCCTGCTGATCCAGAACGTCACCCAGAAAGACACAGGATCCTACATGCTGCTCGTTACAAAGGATGATttacagacagaaagacaaactgGACAAATCCACGTACACC CGGTGCTACCCACACCCGTCATCACCAGCAACAACTCCAAGCCCTGGGAGCACAAGGACACTGTGGTGTTAACATGTGGACCTGAGACTCAGAACACCTCCTACATGTGGTGGATCAGCAATCAGAGCCTCCCCAAGAGCACCAGGCTGAAATTGTCTGAGGACAAGAGGACTCTCACTGTGTTCAGTGtcacaaggaaagagaaaggacccTATGTGTGTGAAACCCGGAACCTAGTAAGCATCAGCCGCAGTGACCCATTCACCCTGGATGTCCTCT ACCCAGTGGCACGGCCTTCCCTCCAAGTCAGCAACACCACAGTCCCAGAACATGAGGGCCCCGTGGTCCTGACCTGCCTCACAGATGAGACTGGGGTCTCCATACGCTGGCTCTTCAAAGGCCAGAGTCTCCTCCTCGCAGACAGGATGACACTGTCCTCAGACAACAGCACCCTCACCATAGACCCCGTCAGCAGAGAGGACGCCGGGGATTATCAGTGTGAGGTCTCCAACAGGGGCAACTCCAGCAGAAGTGGCCCCCTCAGGCTGAGGGTGACCT gGCGAGAAAACGCCCAAGCCCTCAGTGTGGGGGCCATTACTGGCATCGTGATTGGGGTCCTGCTTGTGCTGACGCTGCTGGCTGTCCTggggtgtttcattttccttcacag CCTTGACCTCCGTCTACACTCCTCACAAATatgcctgtttttctttcctaaccCCGGCTGCCTGCACAACAGAGGGAACTGGCCCCCAGCGTCCACCTCAG GACGTGGTCCCTCTGGCAGCTCTGTCTCCCAG GCCTCCCTACCTGATGCCAGGCCACCAGCTCCCATCTACCAG